The region CGGAGCGCTGGCTGGCGGGCCTCGACCAGCCCGTGCCCGTCGGCATCGGCGCGGGAGAGCGGGCGAGCTCGGTGCAGTTCGAGGGGGCGGCCGCGGCGCGCGGGCGAGACGACGCGCACGTGGCTCTCCGCGCCCTGGTCGACGGCGCGGCGAGGCTCATCGACGCGCCCCTCGTTCTCGACGCGCGGCTCGGCATCGGCGTCGTCGGGCCGCGGGTCGTCGCGAACGCGACCACGCGCGGGCTGGTGCTGCAGGTGCTCGCCTCGTTGTCGCCCGTCGGGCACTCCGTTGCCGTTACCACCGACGACCGGGCGGAGTGGGCCTGGCTGGGCCTCGCGCCGCACGAGGTCACGATCGTCGACGACGGCGAGCCCCGCACTGTCGTGCGCGTCGGCAATTCCGCCGGTGAGATCGTGGTCGGAGTCGCGGAGCGCAGCGATCGGCTGCCCGCGGCAACCCGCATCGTGGTCACGGCGAGCGGGCTGCGGTCGCGCATCGAGCAACACCCCGACCGATCGCAGCTCGCACCCGTGCGGCTCGAACAGGTGTCGAGGGAAGAGGCGGTAGTGGTCGCGCGCGGGCTGGCCGCGGACGCCGCGCGCGCGGGGTTCGGCGACGACCCACTGCCCGACCGTCTCGACTTCGACGCCCTCGGGCCACGCGAACCCCGGTCGGCCGGCCGGCCCTCGCTCGCCGCTGTCGTCGCCGTCACCGCGCGCGGCCCGCTCCGGCTGGACCTCGTGACCCAGGGCCCGCACGCGATCGTCGGCGGCACCACCGGGAGCGGCAAGAGCGAGCTGCTCACCGCGTGGATCCTCGCGATCGCCCACGATCACGGCCCGGGCGACGCCAGCGTGCTGCTCGTCGATTTCAAGGGCGGGTCGGCGTTCGCGGCCCTCGGACGGTTGCCGCACTGTGTCGGCGTGATCACCGACCTCGACGAGGACGGAGCCCAGCGCGCCCTCGAAAGCCTCGCTGCCGAACTGCGCCGACGCGAACGCCTGCTCGCGGCGGCGGGCGCGAAATCGATCGACACCCTTCCCGACGGCACGCGCCTGCCACGACTGGTGATCGTCGTCGACGAGTTCGCCGCCATGGTGTCCGGATTCCCCGAGTTGCACGCCGTGTTCGCCGACATCGCCTCGCGGGGGCGGTCCCTCGGCGTGCACCTCGTGCTGTGCACCCAGCGACCGGCGGGAGTCATCCGCGATTCCGTGCTCGCCAACAGCGCCCTGCGCCTCTCGCTGCGGGTGAACAACCGCGCCGACAGCGCGGCCGTCATCGGTTCGGATGCCGCGGCGAGCCTCCCGGTCGAACCGCGGGGCCGCGCGATCGTCGCGGCCGACGGCGGCGAGCCGGTTCTCGCGCAGTTCCCCCTCGTCGCGCAGGGCGACATCGACCGGGTGGCCGCGCTGTGGGCCGCAGAACAGCACAGGCCGCACCGCCCGTGGCTCGACCCGCTCCCGACGGTGGTCGGTCTCGACACCCTGCCGGCGGGAGACCGGGGCGGCATCCCGTTCGGCCGGCTCGACGATCCGGCGAACCAGAGCCAGCCCGTCGCCGTCTATCGTCCCGTCGAGCACGGCAACCTGCTCGTCGTCGGTGCAGGGGGCTCGGGCAAGTCCACCCTGCTCGCGACGCTCGCCGCCTCGGGCGAGGTGCAGCGTGTTCCCGCCGACATCGAGGGCGCGTGGGACGCCCTCGTGGCGCTGCTCGCCGAGCTGCGCGATCCCCGCGACTCGGATCACCAGCCCCGGCTCGTGTTGCTCGACGACGTCGACGCGCTGCTCGGCCGGTTTCCCGAGGAGTACGAGTCGGCCGTGCTCGAGCTGGTCACCCAGTGCCTGCGCGAGGGTCCCGCCCGCGGGATCCACTGGGCGATCACGGCCCAGCGGCTCACCCCCGGGCTGCACCCCGTGGTCGGTCTCTGCGGAAGCCGCCTGCTGCTGCGGCTGCCCAACCGTCAGGAGCACGTGCTGGCCGGCGGCGACGGGGGAGACTTCGTCGGCAGGCTTCCGCCGGGCGCGGGGCGGTGGAACGGGCTGCGACTCCAGGTGGCGGTCGACCACGAGCGCCCGGTGGCGAGCCGCCGACCCGGCCGGCACTGCGACGCGGCGCACCCGCCCGACGCTCCCGCAGTGATCGACGCCGCGACCCCGCTCGCGGTCGTGTCGAACCGACCCGTGGACTTCACCGCCCGCCTACGCCGGGCATTGCCGGATTTCGCCGAGCCGGGGGCGATCGTCGAGGTCGGTGCCGCCCCGCTTTCGGCCGCGCCGCCCGCCGCCGACCCGCCCGCCACCGACCAGCCCGGTCTCACCGTCACCCGCCCCCGACGCGCCCACGCCATCGTCGGCGACCTCGACGCCTGGCAGTCGCAATGGGGCGCCCTCGCGGCCGCCCGGTCGACGCACGCCGTGATCGTCGACGCCTGCAGCGCGAGCGAGTTCCGCGCGGTGACACGGGTGCGCGCCCTGCCCCCGGTTCTCGACACCGCCCGCTCCACAGCCTTCTGGCTGCTCGACCCCGCAGGAACGGTGACCCGCGCCACGCTTCCGGCCGGCGTCCCCATCCCGTAGCCGCCACCCGGCAGCGCCGCGTTAGCCCGACCAACGATTCCGCAGCAAAGAACACCTCGTTCTGCTGATTTCGTGAAATCCATGTTACGAAGTGAATGTTTCCGTCGCGGATTGCTGGTCGCGACGCGCTCGCTATGCCAGTATCGACTCACACATTCGAGAGGTCGGGGCGAACCGTGTCACGGACGCCAACTGAACGCACCGCGCGCACTAGAGGAGCACACGTGA is a window of Conyzicola nivalis DNA encoding:
- a CDS encoding FtsK/SpoIIIE domain-containing protein, producing MASEHHRIAAPALPAPPQPYSFPVMATIAPVVVSVAIWLITQSVFALVFAALGPAVAVASLADARLQSRRRRRRENERFGAELEAASAEVAAAHERERQELAESLPSARRLVWSTWPQSERWLAGLDQPVPVGIGAGERASSVQFEGAAAARGRDDAHVALRALVDGAARLIDAPLVLDARLGIGVVGPRVVANATTRGLVLQVLASLSPVGHSVAVTTDDRAEWAWLGLAPHEVTIVDDGEPRTVVRVGNSAGEIVVGVAERSDRLPAATRIVVTASGLRSRIEQHPDRSQLAPVRLEQVSREEAVVVARGLAADAARAGFGDDPLPDRLDFDALGPREPRSAGRPSLAAVVAVTARGPLRLDLVTQGPHAIVGGTTGSGKSELLTAWILAIAHDHGPGDASVLLVDFKGGSAFAALGRLPHCVGVITDLDEDGAQRALESLAAELRRRERLLAAAGAKSIDTLPDGTRLPRLVIVVDEFAAMVSGFPELHAVFADIASRGRSLGVHLVLCTQRPAGVIRDSVLANSALRLSLRVNNRADSAAVIGSDAAASLPVEPRGRAIVAADGGEPVLAQFPLVAQGDIDRVAALWAAEQHRPHRPWLDPLPTVVGLDTLPAGDRGGIPFGRLDDPANQSQPVAVYRPVEHGNLLVVGAGGSGKSTLLATLAASGEVQRVPADIEGAWDALVALLAELRDPRDSDHQPRLVLLDDVDALLGRFPEEYESAVLELVTQCLREGPARGIHWAITAQRLTPGLHPVVGLCGSRLLLRLPNRQEHVLAGGDGGDFVGRLPPGAGRWNGLRLQVAVDHERPVASRRPGRHCDAAHPPDAPAVIDAATPLAVVSNRPVDFTARLRRALPDFAEPGAIVEVGAAPLSAAPPAADPPATDQPGLTVTRPRRAHAIVGDLDAWQSQWGALAAARSTHAVIVDACSASEFRAVTRVRALPPVLDTARSTAFWLLDPAGTVTRATLPAGVPIP